The Manihot esculenta cultivar AM560-2 chromosome 1, M.esculenta_v8, whole genome shotgun sequence genome has a window encoding:
- the LOC110626360 gene encoding uncharacterized protein LOC110626360, protein MDLFPKSMIAGPANVIYLSTILGRDGSTPVHKCDWKCENEHVCGNMYCCKLTGLTHICDKNCNQRILYDNHSSLCRASGQIFPLSPAEEQAVRGVRRKIDADSSPPDTCAFKRRRDAQFHPSPLERSLSAVSPICSQVGDGMDMN, encoded by the coding sequence ATGGACTTGTTTCCCAAATCCATGATAGCAGGTCCTGCCAACGTTATTTATCTGTCCACTATTCTGGGTCGGGATGGGTCAACTCCTGTTCACAAATGCGATTGGAAATGTGAAAATGAACATGTGTGTGGAAACATGTATTGCTGCAAACTAACCGGTCTTACTCACATCTGCGACAAGAACTGTAACCAGAGAATTTTATATGATAACCATAGTTCCCTTTGCCGAGCAAGCGGTCAGATTTTCCCCCTTTCGCCAGCTGAGGAGCAGGCAGTAAGAGGAGTCCGCAGGAAGATTGACGCTGACAGTTCCCCACCTGATACCTGTGCTTTCAAACGCAGGCGTGATGCACAGTTTCATCCTTCCCCTTTGGAGAGGTCTTTGTCTGCTGTCAGTCCAATCTGCAGTCAAGTTGGGGATGGCATGGATATGAACTAG
- the LOC110626351 gene encoding pathogenesis-related thaumatin-like protein 3.5, producing MSRKMSGIVVGLPIIFVSFLVSRCYSCTFTITNNCPQTIWPGTLAGSGSPQLPTTGLRLDPGQGVRVPTVPGWSGRIWARTGCKFDAFGLGSCQTGDCGGRLECNGIGATPPASLFEITLGRGNDKDFYDVSIVDGYNLPLVAAPRGVHGACNATGCASDINMGCPRELQVVGGDGGGGGVVACRSACEAFGLDQYCCSGEFANPTTCRPSFYSFIFKRACPRAYSYAFDDGTSTFTCKASDYAIVFCPNANGIRMSDGTVGTTSAAVIHKPNDGETVKMSSSSNIHLPIPMWILLFILNLSLKT from the exons ATGTCGAGAAAGATGTCCGGAATTGTCGTAGGACTCCCAATAATTTTCGTTTCTTTCCTGGTTTCACGCTGCTATTCTTGCACGTTCACCATAACAAACAACTGCCCGCAAACCATATGGCCTGGCACGCTAGCAGGCTCAGGTAGCCCACAGCTTCCAACAACTGGATTACGCTTAGACCCTGGTCAGGGCGTGCGAGTTCCAACTGTTCCAGGATGGTCAGGCAGGATATGGGCGAGAACTGGTTGCAAATTCGACGCGTTTGGACTTGGCTCTTGTCAAACTGGGGATTGTGGAGGAAGACTAGAATGTAATGGCATTGGAGCCACACCACCCGCATCTCTCTTTGAGATAACCCTTGGAAGAGGCAATGACAAGGACTTCTACGATGTGAGCATCGTAGATGGTTACAATTTACCTCTAGTTGCTGCCCCTCGTGGAGTCCATGGTGCATGCAATGCAACTGGCTGCGCTTCGGATATCAACATGG GCTGCCCAAGGGAACTTCAGGTGGTAGGTGGGGATGGTGGAGGAGGGGGAGTAGTCGCATGTAGGAGTGCATGCGAGGCATTTGGGCTGGACCAGTACTGCTGTAGCGGAGAGTTTGCTAATCCAACCACCTGCCGCCCTTCCTTTTATTCATTCATTTTCAAGCGAGCTTGTCCAAGGGCTTACAGCTACGCTTTTGATGATGGCACCAGTACTTTCACATGCAAGGCTTCTGATTATGCCATTGTTTTCTGCCCTAATGCAAATGG GATCAGGATGTCTGATGGTACAGTTGGTACTACATCCGCTGCAGTAATTCACAAACCCAACGATGGAGAAACTGTGAAAATGTCTTCTTCCTCAAACATCCACCTACCTATTCCAATGTGGATTCTTCTCTTCATCCTCAATCTATCCTTGAAGACATAA